In one Culex quinquefasciatus strain JHB chromosome 2, VPISU_Cqui_1.0_pri_paternal, whole genome shotgun sequence genomic region, the following are encoded:
- the LOC119767596 gene encoding uncharacterized protein LOC119767596 yields the protein MDVKLHDEGCIMAMDGNFVAQVRVDDPELLDGIGSFEDAKEVLLEQMRIVKVMRDDLREKRDGMRAKLIPVIGEALKESAFEWEHARNCVKLMKLRKDLMASDRLCYRRLCREISTDRAFPEDLRKYTRRLLKIEETFLKRSIWLDRFGIESTQSSSENLSEDLNKVLRNGFINHRKELILLAPEYLKTILEEANQNQIILINYGDILRFQDLFCNLDQTIFKNPIEHFTQNWIDSIHESHSIERPNLTNSIFFLLCQSLGELIGEISARSENTCNELLFCDSFGWKSADSIKWKYQNSLTTCLEREYRYIFKLLDHYNFANRNTNPFRYYPLVLNRFSKSAHINETKKLIRYHSTHKNPFDFPDEIYIWYSMVDVVLSEMSVAQTRPWGKFDRFGPIFRYYKETVQTTTIYEVNEIRKITHAFVRYIVLNDQVSNQPLSNLQNELTKELFNINTDLERWLTSRNTMFCFWVEGLAMLQKISHLPGFMSLFEQFLELDSIVCNMPLTKCELVDLYSEINIFVKGIVDLQLEWCKNEPNSENIYCEIVNNSCKSIHQNIFLPQKEYWKIILKHYELKSIKKTSSIVQQLLLLDRWPSSGEALTNLDQLASATLLLKIVNRTIKKLPKTEDITTFDVFYMKLIEPLSRAVGNATSVHSFLVRIEEIENNFPKTPSKQEPLPLSAGESVGIIFWAMLKMFLSLLKIFERCFMHFVLMGVDGILFLLTILMLFVLGALVQYDSKTYVCNSNDNRYWKLILTFFGYCSMETEKETNPETKWFNGRFWV from the coding sequence ATGGACGTCAAGCTGCACGACGAAGGATGCATCATGGCGATGGACGGAAACTTTGTGGCGCAGGTTCGGGTTGATGATCCGGAGCTGCTGGATGGCATTGGGAGCTTTGAAGATGCCAAGGAGGTGCTTTTGGAGCAAATGAGGATCGTCAAAGTTATGAGGGATGACCTGCGGGAGAAGCGGGATGGGATGCGGGCAAAGCTGATTCCTGTGATAGGGGAAGCTTTGAAGGAATCAGCCTTCGAGTGGGAGCACGCAAGAAACTGTGTGAAGCTGATGAAGCTGAGGAAAGATTTGATGGCAAGTGATCGCTTGTGCTATCGCAGGCTGTGTAGAGAAATAAGTACTGATCGCGCCTTTCCGGAAGATTTGCGAAAATACACTAGGAGACTGTTGAAAATTGAGGAGACTTTTTTAAAGCGATCAATTTGGCTGGATCGATTTGGGATAGAATCAACACAGTCGTCGTCTGAAAATCTTAGTGAAGATTTGAATAAGGTTTTGAGGAACGGATTTATTAATCATAGAAAAGAATTGATCCTACTAGCTCCTGAATACttgaaaacaattttagaagaggcaaatcaaaatcaaattattttgatcaaTTATGGTGACATTTTAAGGTTTCAGGATTTGTTCTGCAATCTAGACCAAACAATTTTCAAGAATCCTATCGAACATTTCACACAGAATTGGATAGATTCAATCCACGAAAGTCATTCGATCGAGCGTCCTAATCTaacaaattcaatatttttcctTCTATGCCAAAGTCTTGGAGAGTTGATTGGTGAAATAAGTGCCAGAAGTGAAAACACTTGCAATGAGTTGCTATTCTGTGACTCTTTTGGTTGGAAATCAGCTGATTCAATCAAATGGAAATATCAAAATAGTCTAACAACTTGCCTAGAGCGCGAGTACCGCTATATCTTTAAACTACTGGATCATTATAATTTCGCCAATCGAAACACAAACCCGTTTCGTTACTATCCATTGGTGCTCAACAGGTTCAGTAAATCTGCCCacataaatgaaacaaaaaagctGATAAGGTATCATTCCACACACAAGAATCCCTTTGACTTTCCCGACGAAATTTACATTTGGTACAGCATGGTGGACGTCGTGTTGTCCGAAATGTCTGTGGCGCAAACCCGACCCTGGGGTAAGTTTGACCGATTTGGCCCAATTTTCCGATATTACAAGGAAACGGTTCAAACCACAACTATTTATGAAGTGAATGAAATACGCAAGATCACTCATGCTTTTGTTCGTTACATCGTTCTAAACGATCAAGTTAGTAACCAACCACTGAGCAATTTGCAAAACGAACTGACAAAAGAGTTGTTCAACATTAACACTGACTTGGAAAGATGGTTAACAAGCAGaaatacaatgttttgcttctgGGTTGAAGGTCTGGCAATGCTTCAGAAAATTAGCCACTTGCCAGGATTTATGTCATTATTTGAACAATTTCTTGAATTAGACTCTATCGTATGTAACATGCCGTTGACCAAATGTGAATTAGTTGATTTATATAGTGAAATCAATATCTTTGTCAAGGGAATAGTTGATTTGCAGTTGGAATGGTGCAAAAATGAGCCAAACAGTGAAAATATCTACTGCGAAATAGTGAACAATTCATGTAAATccatccatcaaaatatatttttgcctcAAAAAGAATACTGGAAAATTATATTAAAGCACTATGAGTTAAAGTCaatcaaaaaaacttcaagcaTAGTACAACAACTGCTTCTACTAGATCGGTGGCCATCGTCTGGGGAAGCCCTGACAAATTTAGACCAACTTGCGTCAGCAACACTCCTTCTGAAGATTGTTAACAGGACAATAAAAAAGCTTCCAAAAACTGAAGACATCACAACGTTTGATGTTTTCTACATGAAACTTATAGAACCGCTTTCCAGGGCGGTCGGAAATGCCACTTCAGTCCACAGCTTTCTGGTTCGAATCGAAGAAATCGAAAACAATTTCCCAAAGACTCCAAGCAAACAAGAGCCTTTACCATTGAGCGCAGGAGAATCTGTTGGAATAATTTTCTGGgcaatgttaaaaatgtttttgagtcttttaaaaatttttgaacgaTGTTTTATGCATTTTGTTTTAATGGGAGTCGATGGGATTTTGTTTCTGTTAACAATTTTGATGCTCTTTGTGCTAGGAGCTCTCGTTCAGTATGATTCAAAAACTTATGTTTGTAACAGCAATGATAATCGTTATTGGAAactgattttaacatttttcgggTATTGTTCAATGGAAACTGAGAAGGAAACGAATCCGGAAACAAAATGGTTCAATGGAAGATTCTGGGTTTGA
- the LOC6041786 gene encoding transcription factor hamlet, which translates to MREKDHSPRKMLPSPKQGAVYPLLGLGSTLSAQLPFDFSSTGGSGGGGGAGSGNRSSSSNLLHQQQSLLDQPLDLRVDHKKSSSSSTSDEEDQGQRSSEELKFQDNNNNQNVNNNNNTDRSTKSPSPISNNNNNNSVKYTNNNHISVKDEFRISSIANHSPPIFPPPGINPLMLEAIAKAGLPLPGYRNSFLPARSPVPYDLQRLKERDAIAQSLLRQGTNGNGIPSNKNNNNNNNSNSINHNLPPGATKNKDRYSCKFCGKVFPRSANLTRHLRTHTGEQPYKCKYCERSFSISSNLQRHVRNIHNKERPFKCALCERCFGQQTNLDRHLKKHEADAAGLGLGLDERLRAARRNSRGIPEDSYFEEIRSFMGKVTQLPIPLRMQPHHHAAAAAQQQQSQLHQQQLAAAAAQQHHAQQLDQSSSRSSSPAGSEPASPAGSSHSASGHLEIKMEANDEDEDEEGEQVQVT; encoded by the coding sequence ATGCGAGAAAAGGATCACTCCCCGCGAAAGATGCTTCCCAGTCCCAAACAGGGCGCGGTCTACCCGCTGCTCGGCCTCGGTTCGACCCTGTCGGCGCAGCTTCCGTTTGACTTTTCCAGCACGGGGGGAAGCGGTGGCGGAGGAGGAGCAGGATCTGGCAATCGGTCGTCCTCGTCGAATCTGCTGCACCAGCAGCAAAGTTTGCTGGATCAACCGCTGGATCTGCGGGTAGATCATAAAAAGTCGAGCAGTAGCTCGACGTCCGATGAGGAGGATCAGGGGCAGCGATCGAGTGAGGAGTTAAAGTTCCAggataacaacaacaaccagaatgtgaacaacaacaacaacacggaCAGGAGTACGAAGAGTCCGAGTCCGATAagtaacaataacaacaacaacagtgtAAAGTACACCAACAATAACCACATCAGCGTGAAGGATGAGTTCCGAATATCCAGCATAGCGAATCACAGTCCACCGATCTTCCCGCCGCCCGGGATCAACCCGTTGATGCTGGAGGCGATCGCGAAAGCCGGCTTACCGCTGCCAGGATACCGAAATTCCTTCCTGCCGGCACGATCACCCGTTCCGTACGACCTGCAGCGGCTCAAGGAGCGGGACGCGATCGCGCAGAGCTTGCTCCGGCAAGGCACCAACGGCAACGGGATCCCCAgcaataaaaacaacaacaacaacaacaactcgaACAGCATCAACCACAACCTGCCACCGGGAGCCACCAAGAACAAGGATCGCTACTCGTGCAAGTTCTGCGGCAAGGTGTTCCCACGATCCGCCAACCTGACGCGGCACCTGCGGACCCACACCGGCGAGCAGCCCTACAAGTGCAAGTACTGCGAACGTTCCTTCAGCATATCCAGCAACCTGCAGCGCCACGTGCGGAACATCCACAACAAGGAGCGACCCTTCAAGTGTGCCCTCTGCGAGCGGTGCTTCGGCCAGCAGACCAACCTCGATCGGCACCTCAAGAAGCACGAAGCGGACGCCGCCGGGCTCGGCCTCGGCCTGGACGAACGTCTCCGCGCCGCCCGGAGGAACTCCCGCGGAATCCCCGAAGATTCCTACTTCGAAGAGATCCGCTCCTTCATGGGCAAGGTGACCCAGTTACCGATCCCCCTGCGGATGCAACCTCATCACCACGCAGCGGCCGCcgcccagcagcagcaatcgCAACTGCACCAGCAACAGCTGGCGGCAGCGGCCGCCCAGCAACACCACGCTCAACAGCTGGACCAGAGTTCGTCCCGCAGCTCGTCGCCGGCCGGCTCGGAACCGGCCTCGCCGGCGGGCAGCTCGCACAGTGCGTCCGGCCACCTCGAGATCAAGATGGAGGCCAACGACGAGGACGAGGACGAGGAGGGCGAACAGGTGCAGGTTACCTGA
- the LOC6041785 gene encoding polypeptide N-acetylgalactosaminyltransferase 3 — MFRLRVKIFYIYILISFALSVYLFYLISKYSVEKFINYQRNVRSSKFQDRPRIPQIVGHYVGVGSVGNVSKNFLNTNNFAPVPGVGENGDPVVVQAKDLLQMQQLFQINRYNLLASDRIALNRTLPDVRKPKCVSKEYPTKLPTTSIIIVFHNEAWSVLLRTVWSVIIRSPKHLIKEILLVDDASDRRFLKNDLENYVQKLPLVVSILRLNKREGLVAARLMGARVATGDTLTFLDAHCECSPGWLEPLLARIKENPKKVVCPVIDIISDDNFSYIKSFEFHWGAFNWQMHFRWYTLSDEELAERRKDTTLPFHTPAMAGGLFTIDRKYFFDVGSYDERLKIWGGDNLEMSFRIWQCGGEIEIAPCSHVGHLFRKSSPYTFPGGVSGILNENLARVALVWMDDWSKFFFKFNKGTEEFKSLNVSSRVALKKQLNCKSFDWYLRKVWPQNFFPAANKFFGRIQPIDLSTFDHQEYITLMKKINLIVKNLNPELKWKFLIKYLTENVKKIGDSMKAAKHSSYCLQKPKTNSLITQPFGQSFLRKCSLLINQLDEQFVIDDYGRIMTDEGVCLDSYRKTTVEGEALIEGAKKTKMVTCGSNKRAQRWVYETDTYHLKNLNTEDCLERGMVPVRGDDSEDKFEVFLQPCDVRNELQKWMLFPVAWK, encoded by the exons ATGTTTCGACTGCGGGTCAAAATTTTCTACATCTACATCCTGATTTCGTTCGCCCTGTCGGTGTATCTGTTCTACCTGATCTCCAAGTACTCGGTGGAGAAGTTTATCAACTACCAGCGCAATGTTAGGAGCAGTAAGTTTCAGGATCGTCCCCGGATACCGCAGATCGTCGGACACTACGTGGGCGTGGGTTCGGTTGGGAACGTTTCCAAGAACTTCCTGAACACCAACAACTTTGCACCGGTTCCGGGCGTGGGCGAGAATGGCGATCCGGTGGTGGTGCAAGCAAAGGACCTGCTGCAGATGCAGCAGCTATTCCAGATCAATCGATACAATCTACTGGCAAGCGATCGGATCGCATTGAATCGAACGCTTCCGGATGTTCGCAAGCCGAAGTGCGTGAGCAAAGAATACCCTACCAAGCTGCCAACAACGTCAATTATAATCGTCTTCCACAACGAAGCATGGTCCGTGCTGCTGCGGACCGTGTGGAGTGTCATCATCCGATCCCCGAAACATCTAATCAAAGAGATTCTGCTAGTTGATGACGCCAGCGATAGGAGATTCTTGAAAAACGATCTGGAGAACTACGTCCAAAAGCTGCCCCTCGTAGTCAGCATTCTAAGACTGAACAAACGGGAAGGTCTCGTCGCGGCACGTCTCATGGGAGCCCGAGTGGCCACCGGAGACACGCTGACCTTCCTGGACGCCCACTGTGAGTGCTCCCCGGGCTGGTTGGAGCCGCTCCTAGCACGAATCAAGGAAAATCCCAAAAAGGTAGTCTGTCCCGTGATCGACATCATCTCCGACGACAACTTCTCGTACATCAAGAGCTTCGAGTTCCACTGGGGAGCGTTCAACTGGCAGATGCACTTCCGGTGGTACACTCTGAGCGATGAAGAGCTGGCGGAACGTCGCAAGGACACGACGCTGCCGTTTCATACGCCTGCGATGGCCGGAGGGTTGTTCACGATCGACCGGAAGTACTTCTTCGACGTGGGGAGCTACGACGAGAGGTTGAAGATCTGGGGCGGGGACAACCTGGAGATGTCGTTCCGGATTTGGCAATGTGGCGGGGAGATCGAGATCGCGCCATGTTCCCACGTGGGACATCTGTTCAGGAAGAGCTCGCCGTACACGTTCCCGGGCGGGGTCAGTGGG ATTCTAAATGAAAACCTGGCGAGAGTTGCTCTAGTGTGGATGGATGACTGGTCGAAATTCTTCTTCAAGTTCAACAAGGGCACAGAAGAATTCAAAAGTTTG AACGTCTCATCCCGCGTCGCGCTCAAGAAGCAGCTCAACTGCAAGTCCTTCGACTGGTACCTGCGTAAGGTGTGGCCCCAGAACTTTTTCCCCGCCGCCAACAAATTCTTCGGCCGCATCCAACCGATCGACCTCAGCACCTTCGACCACCAGGAGTACATCACCCTCATGAAGAAGATCAACCTGATCGTCAAGAATCTCAACCCGGAGCTCAAGTGGAAGTTCCTCATCAAATACCTCACCGAAAACGTCAAGAAGATCGGCGACTCCATGAAGGCCGCCAAGCACAGTTCGTACTGCCTCCAAAAGCCCAAAACAAACTCTCTCATCACGCAACCCTTCGGCCAGTCCTTCCTCCGGAAGTGCTCCCTGCTGATCAACCAACTCGACGAGCAGTTCGTAATCGACGACTACGGTCGCATCATGACCGACGAGGGCGTCTGCCTCGACTCGTACCGCAAAACGACCGTCGAAGGTGAGGCGCTGATCGAGGGTGCCAAGAAAACCAAAATGGTCACCTGCGGCAGCAACAAGCGGGCCCAGCGCTGGGTCTACGAGACGGACACGTACCACCTGAAGAACCTCAACACCGAGGACTGCCTCGAGCGGGGCATGGTCCCGGTACGGGGCGACGACTCCGAGGACAAGTTCGAGGTGTTTCTGCAGCCGTGCGACGTGCGGAACGAGCTGCAAAAGTGGATGCTCTTTCCGGTGGCGTGGAAGTGA